Proteins from one Scylla paramamosain isolate STU-SP2022 chromosome 3, ASM3559412v1, whole genome shotgun sequence genomic window:
- the LOC135116267 gene encoding uncharacterized protein LOC135116267, with product MFLRALLVAAILAQVNSYVIPQVASTPYVYPGYPGYQGYPGIYGHLCPYVVVPQPQTYCYFVRQQGPPPPPPPPPPPSPPPPPPPPPPPPPPPPPPPPPPPPPPPPPPPPPPPPPPPPPPPPPILFPPPPPPPILPPFPPAILPPPPPAILPPPPPAILPPPPPAILPPPPPAILPPPPPAILPPPPTRHPANIPTRRPAPTPTPRPVLVLRCVPMRIPILGPFWSHRVMQQPKQRPCLLCGHVTLMTKAIILHHGIQDEK from the exons ATGTTCCTTCGG GCACTATTGGTGGCGGCTATCCTAGCACAAGTCAATAGCTATGTTATTCCACAAGTGGCCTCAACACCCTACGTGTACCCAGGATACCCAGGATACCAAGGATACCCAGGAATTTACGGCCATTTGTGCCCGTATGTGGTGGTCCCTCAGCCGCAAACCTACTGTTACTTCGTGAGGCAACAAGGACCACCgcccccaccgccaccaccaccgccaccatcgccgccgccgccgccgccgccgccgccgccgccgccgccgccgccgccgccgccgccgccaccgccaccgccgccaccaccaccaccgccgccgccgccgccacccccaccaccacccccgccgccaccaccaccaatcctgttcccacctccaccaccaccccccatCCTGCCCCCATTTCCACCCGCCATCctgcccccacccccacccgcCATCTTGCCCCCACCCCCACCGGCCATCctgcccccacccccacccgcCATCCTGCCCCCACCTCCACCCGCCATCctgcccccacccccacccgcCATCctgcccccaccccccacccgcCATCCTGCCAACATCCCCACCCGCCGTCCTGCCCCCACCCCAACCCCCCGTCCTGTCCTCGTCCTGCGTTGTGTACCCATGCGTATACCCATACTGGGGCCATTCTGGAGTCATCGGGTAATGCAACAACCCAAGCAGCGGCCGTGCCTGCTCTGTGGCCATGTAACACTGATGACTAAGGCAATCATACTCCACCACGggatacaggacgaaaaatga
- the LOC135089678 gene encoding uncharacterized protein LOC135089678 isoform X1 — protein MSRVAVVLLVLATAALCVALGGSPKTTTVNLSAVTYVTQEKSRRCPRQAKCNLPAYRHHPCCQSQPSPYTPPQPLPNASRELLPYPPLQPLPILNRCRRNTNCTTSPVDPRPCQPNCSLIIYRQNPCCQPQPLPYPPPQPLPYPTPQPLPYPPPQPLPYPLPQPLPYPPPQRPSYPPPQPLPYPLPQPPPYPPSQQPPSVHPCPLEIDCSMPNYIPSPCCQFQPLPYPLPQPQPYPTPQPEPYPLPQPLPYPLPQPITYPTPQPLPYPTPQPLPYPPPQPIPYPVSRCPLETNCNIYPSPVCCHFQSQPQPQPIIDTLAPPPATWIPPYMPPKTKAGSTTMDETAFENITDPVMVVVAPPEPVQPWYPPPRSFGCGMYKPCGRCPPPPPVPLPCPYQANRRVRRRAQRRCLVDGHCPEGSSCCRSGCSVGGSVCVPSAQSPSPGQRPNAVKVSVVMTSASSQALWFLKTQMAPFVHALPHLLDLELIPYGSVTEDGECQFGLGDCMGNWMVLCAGQHLFNTTAAHLAFTTCLMDHTVVLQDDNFTAIMDAAVQCAVDFPDKIVDLYNCGVSEEGYQLFKDAGQRQQELAAVVTEVPLVALNEVAVVMHGSQMGQFPELLCRELQEESSAQEYCRLIQASQREVNSRE, from the exons ATGAGCCGC GTGGCTGTTGTGCTATTGGTGTTGGCGACAGCGGCACTCTGTGTTGCTTTGGGAGGCTCACCCAAGACGACGACTGTAAATCTGTCGGCGGTGACTTATGTGACGCAAGAGAAGAGTCGCCGGTGCCCCAGGCAGGCGAAATGCAATCTTCCCGCCTATCGTCACCACCCTTGTTGCCAGTCCCAGCCCTCACCTTACACTCCTCCCCAGCCTTTACCTAACGCTTCACGCGAGTTGTTACCTTACCCTCCTCTCCAGCCACTACCAATACTTAATCGGTGTCGCAGGAATACTAACTGTACCACTTCACCAGTTGATCCGCGTCCTTGTCAACCCAACTGCAGTTTGATTATCTACCGACAAAATCCATGTTGTCAACCGCAGCCCCTACCTTATCCCCCTCCCCAGCCCCTGCCTTATCCCACTCCCCAGCCCCTGCCTTATCCCCCTCCCCAGCCCCTGCCTTATCCCCTTCCCCAGCCCCTGCCTTATCCCCCTCCCCAGCGTCCGTCATATCCTCCTCCCCAGCCTTtgccttatcctcttcctcagcCTCCGCCTTACCCTCCTTCCCAGCAGCCACCATCGGTACACCCGTGTCCCTTGGAAATTGACTGCTCTATGCCGAACTATATCCCAAGCCCCTGTTGCCAGTTCCAACCTCTTCCTTATCCACTTCCCCAACCTCAACCTTATCCTACTCCCCAACCTGAACCTTATCCTCTACCCCAGCCTCTACCCTACCCTCTTCCGCAGCCTATAACTTACCCTACCCCACAGCCCCTCCCTTACCCTACTCCCCagcctcttccttatcctcctccccaGCCTATACCTTATCCAGTCAGTCGGTGTCCTTTGGAGACTAACTGTAATATCTACCCAAGTCCAGTATGTTGCCATTTCCAGTCTCAGCCCCAGCCGCAGCCTATAATCGACACTCTCGCACCGCCTCCAGCAACATGGATCCCCCCGTACATGCCCCCTAAAACAAAAGCAGGGTCCACCACCATGGATGAAACGGCGTTTGAAAACATTACGGATCCTGTTATGGTTGTGGTGGCTCCTCCCGAACCCGTCCAGCCATGGTACCCGCCGCCGAGATCGTTCGG GTGTGGGATGTACAAGCCGTGTGGTAGgtgccctcctccacccccagtGCCGCTTCCATGTCCCTACCAGGCAAACCGACGTGTCCGCCGCCGCGCGCAA CGGCGGTGCCTCGTGGACGGCCACTGCCCGGAAGGAAGCTCTTGCTGCCGTAGTGGATGCAGTGTCGGGGGGAGCGTCTGTGTCCCTAGCGCCCAGTCTCCGTCACCAGGCCAGCGCCCTAATGCG GTGAaggtgagtgtggtgatgaCTTCCGCCAGCAGTCAAGCTCTCTGGTTCCTCAAGACCCAGATGGCACCCTTTGTACACGCCCTGCCGCACTTGCTGGACCTCGAGCTCATCCCGTACGGCAGTGTGACTGAG GACGGGGAGTGCCAGTTTGGTCTCGGGGACTGCATGGGCAACTGGATGGTGCTGTGCGCTGGGCAGCACCTGTTTAACACCACCGCTGCTCACTTGGCCTTCACCACCTGCCTCATGGACCATACCGTCGTACTTCAAGATGACAACTTCACCGCTATCATGGACGCCGCTGTGCAG TGCGCCGTGGATTTCCCTGACAAGATTGTCGACCTGTACAACTGCGGAGTGAGCGAGGAGGGTTACCAGCTTTTTAAGGACGCTGGGCAGAGGCAGCAGGAGCTGGCGGCTGTCGTGACGGAAGTGCCTTTGGTGGCCCTCAATGAG gtggcggtggtgatgcaCGGCAGCCAGATGGGTCAGTTCCCGGAGTTGCTGTGCCGGGAGCTGCAGGAGGAATCCTCAGCCCAGGAGTATTGCCGGCTCATTCAAGCGAGCCAGCGGGAGGTGAATTCCCGTGAGTAA
- the LOC135089678 gene encoding uncharacterized protein LOC135089678 isoform X2, with the protein MVAVVLLVLATAALCVALGGSPKTTTVNLSAVTYVTQEKSRRCPRQAKCNLPAYRHHPCCQSQPSPYTPPQPLPNASRELLPYPPLQPLPILNRCRRNTNCTTSPVDPRPCQPNCSLIIYRQNPCCQPQPLPYPPPQPLPYPTPQPLPYPPPQPLPYPLPQPLPYPPPQRPSYPPPQPLPYPLPQPPPYPPSQQPPSVHPCPLEIDCSMPNYIPSPCCQFQPLPYPLPQPQPYPTPQPEPYPLPQPLPYPLPQPITYPTPQPLPYPTPQPLPYPPPQPIPYPVSRCPLETNCNIYPSPVCCHFQSQPQPQPIIDTLAPPPATWIPPYMPPKTKAGSTTMDETAFENITDPVMVVVAPPEPVQPWYPPPRSFGCGMYKPCGRCPPPPPVPLPCPYQANRRVRRRAQRRCLVDGHCPEGSSCCRSGCSVGGSVCVPSAQSPSPGQRPNAVKVSVVMTSASSQALWFLKTQMAPFVHALPHLLDLELIPYGSVTEDGECQFGLGDCMGNWMVLCAGQHLFNTTAAHLAFTTCLMDHTVVLQDDNFTAIMDAAVQCAVDFPDKIVDLYNCGVSEEGYQLFKDAGQRQQELAAVVTEVPLVALNEVAVVMHGSQMGQFPELLCRELQEESSAQEYCRLIQASQREVNSRE; encoded by the exons GTGGCTGTTGTGCTATTGGTGTTGGCGACAGCGGCACTCTGTGTTGCTTTGGGAGGCTCACCCAAGACGACGACTGTAAATCTGTCGGCGGTGACTTATGTGACGCAAGAGAAGAGTCGCCGGTGCCCCAGGCAGGCGAAATGCAATCTTCCCGCCTATCGTCACCACCCTTGTTGCCAGTCCCAGCCCTCACCTTACACTCCTCCCCAGCCTTTACCTAACGCTTCACGCGAGTTGTTACCTTACCCTCCTCTCCAGCCACTACCAATACTTAATCGGTGTCGCAGGAATACTAACTGTACCACTTCACCAGTTGATCCGCGTCCTTGTCAACCCAACTGCAGTTTGATTATCTACCGACAAAATCCATGTTGTCAACCGCAGCCCCTACCTTATCCCCCTCCCCAGCCCCTGCCTTATCCCACTCCCCAGCCCCTGCCTTATCCCCCTCCCCAGCCCCTGCCTTATCCCCTTCCCCAGCCCCTGCCTTATCCCCCTCCCCAGCGTCCGTCATATCCTCCTCCCCAGCCTTtgccttatcctcttcctcagcCTCCGCCTTACCCTCCTTCCCAGCAGCCACCATCGGTACACCCGTGTCCCTTGGAAATTGACTGCTCTATGCCGAACTATATCCCAAGCCCCTGTTGCCAGTTCCAACCTCTTCCTTATCCACTTCCCCAACCTCAACCTTATCCTACTCCCCAACCTGAACCTTATCCTCTACCCCAGCCTCTACCCTACCCTCTTCCGCAGCCTATAACTTACCCTACCCCACAGCCCCTCCCTTACCCTACTCCCCagcctcttccttatcctcctccccaGCCTATACCTTATCCAGTCAGTCGGTGTCCTTTGGAGACTAACTGTAATATCTACCCAAGTCCAGTATGTTGCCATTTCCAGTCTCAGCCCCAGCCGCAGCCTATAATCGACACTCTCGCACCGCCTCCAGCAACATGGATCCCCCCGTACATGCCCCCTAAAACAAAAGCAGGGTCCACCACCATGGATGAAACGGCGTTTGAAAACATTACGGATCCTGTTATGGTTGTGGTGGCTCCTCCCGAACCCGTCCAGCCATGGTACCCGCCGCCGAGATCGTTCGG GTGTGGGATGTACAAGCCGTGTGGTAGgtgccctcctccacccccagtGCCGCTTCCATGTCCCTACCAGGCAAACCGACGTGTCCGCCGCCGCGCGCAA CGGCGGTGCCTCGTGGACGGCCACTGCCCGGAAGGAAGCTCTTGCTGCCGTAGTGGATGCAGTGTCGGGGGGAGCGTCTGTGTCCCTAGCGCCCAGTCTCCGTCACCAGGCCAGCGCCCTAATGCG GTGAaggtgagtgtggtgatgaCTTCCGCCAGCAGTCAAGCTCTCTGGTTCCTCAAGACCCAGATGGCACCCTTTGTACACGCCCTGCCGCACTTGCTGGACCTCGAGCTCATCCCGTACGGCAGTGTGACTGAG GACGGGGAGTGCCAGTTTGGTCTCGGGGACTGCATGGGCAACTGGATGGTGCTGTGCGCTGGGCAGCACCTGTTTAACACCACCGCTGCTCACTTGGCCTTCACCACCTGCCTCATGGACCATACCGTCGTACTTCAAGATGACAACTTCACCGCTATCATGGACGCCGCTGTGCAG TGCGCCGTGGATTTCCCTGACAAGATTGTCGACCTGTACAACTGCGGAGTGAGCGAGGAGGGTTACCAGCTTTTTAAGGACGCTGGGCAGAGGCAGCAGGAGCTGGCGGCTGTCGTGACGGAAGTGCCTTTGGTGGCCCTCAATGAG gtggcggtggtgatgcaCGGCAGCCAGATGGGTCAGTTCCCGGAGTTGCTGTGCCGGGAGCTGCAGGAGGAATCCTCAGCCCAGGAGTATTGCCGGCTCATTCAAGCGAGCCAGCGGGAGGTGAATTCCCGTGAGTAA
- the LOC135089678 gene encoding GILT-like protein 1 isoform X3 translates to MYKPCGRCPPPPPVPLPCPYQANRRVRRRAQRRCLVDGHCPEGSSCCRSGCSVGGSVCVPSAQSPSPGQRPNAVKVSVVMTSASSQALWFLKTQMAPFVHALPHLLDLELIPYGSVTEDGECQFGLGDCMGNWMVLCAGQHLFNTTAAHLAFTTCLMDHTVVLQDDNFTAIMDAAVQCAVDFPDKIVDLYNCGVSEEGYQLFKDAGQRQQELAAVVTEVPLVALNEVAVVMHGSQMGQFPELLCRELQEESSAQEYCRLIQASQREVNSRE, encoded by the exons ATGTACAAGCCGTGTGGTAGgtgccctcctccacccccagtGCCGCTTCCATGTCCCTACCAGGCAAACCGACGTGTCCGCCGCCGCGCGCAA CGGCGGTGCCTCGTGGACGGCCACTGCCCGGAAGGAAGCTCTTGCTGCCGTAGTGGATGCAGTGTCGGGGGGAGCGTCTGTGTCCCTAGCGCCCAGTCTCCGTCACCAGGCCAGCGCCCTAATGCG GTGAaggtgagtgtggtgatgaCTTCCGCCAGCAGTCAAGCTCTCTGGTTCCTCAAGACCCAGATGGCACCCTTTGTACACGCCCTGCCGCACTTGCTGGACCTCGAGCTCATCCCGTACGGCAGTGTGACTGAG GACGGGGAGTGCCAGTTTGGTCTCGGGGACTGCATGGGCAACTGGATGGTGCTGTGCGCTGGGCAGCACCTGTTTAACACCACCGCTGCTCACTTGGCCTTCACCACCTGCCTCATGGACCATACCGTCGTACTTCAAGATGACAACTTCACCGCTATCATGGACGCCGCTGTGCAG TGCGCCGTGGATTTCCCTGACAAGATTGTCGACCTGTACAACTGCGGAGTGAGCGAGGAGGGTTACCAGCTTTTTAAGGACGCTGGGCAGAGGCAGCAGGAGCTGGCGGCTGTCGTGACGGAAGTGCCTTTGGTGGCCCTCAATGAG gtggcggtggtgatgcaCGGCAGCCAGATGGGTCAGTTCCCGGAGTTGCTGTGCCGGGAGCTGCAGGAGGAATCCTCAGCCCAGGAGTATTGCCGGCTCATTCAAGCGAGCCAGCGGGAGGTGAATTCCCGTGAGTAA